A genome region from Brassica oleracea var. oleracea cultivar TO1000 chromosome C2, BOL, whole genome shotgun sequence includes the following:
- the LOC106324645 gene encoding uncharacterized protein At5g23160 — protein sequence MGKPERKAREKTFSSSSYFLRCFGISRKIHSHKPTLDDDAGQDRRRWFSRATKCRLKNCQIKTMPEKQNWTIEDDKQNLLRVIRQVTNQKNVAAVEQKTKEKKMSEQRDINPEPLTLSGYDMCYEQASTTTVRVGKLEPNKTVGSGSKREKSSRVDPVIGISIIVLTLMIMLMWGRLCAVLCTCTWCYFLPRLKRKRIGGGKAEGKDDSDLNSAAYKKKIVLDGFLVRRQRRVLM from the exons ATGGGCAAACCGGAGAGGAAAGCCAGAGAGAAGACATTCTCTTCGTCTTCTTATTTTCTTCGTTGTTTCGGTATTTCCCGGAAAATACATTCACACAAACCAACTCTAGACGACGACGCCGGTCAAGATAGGAGACGTTGGTTTTCACGAGCGACAAAATGTCGTCTGAAAAACTGCCAGATCAAAACGATGCCGGAGAAACAAAATTGGACTATTGAAGATGATAAGCAAAATCTGTTGCGGGTGATACGTCAAGTTACTAATCAGAAGAATGTGGCTGCCGTTGAACAGAAAACCAAAGAG AAAAAAATGAGCGAGCAAAGAGACATAAACCCGGAACCGTTGACTTTATCAGGATACGACATGTGTTACGAACAGGCATCAACTACTACAGTTCGTGTCGGGAAACTTGAACCGAATAAAACCGTCGGGTCCGGGTCAAAACGGGAGAAGTCTTCGCGGGTTGACCCGGTGATTGGGATATCAATCATAGTGCTAACGCTAATGATCATGTTGATGTGGGGACGTTTGTGTGCGGTTCTTTGTACATGTACTTGGTGTTACTTTCTCCCTCGTCTCAAACGCAAACGCATTGGTGGCGGTAAAGCCGAAGGCAAAGATGATTCGGATTTGAACTCTGCGGCTTATAAGAAAAAAATCGTTTTGGATGGATTTCTGGTACGGCGGCAACGCCGCGTTTTGATGTGA